Proteins co-encoded in one Malus domestica chromosome 09, GDT2T_hap1 genomic window:
- the LOC103416430 gene encoding condensin complex subunit 2: MADTLSPNPATQKQRLPIAARLQSPTSPFFLGSNDDHRERAQARAARAAAIRRKSIALNLPPQQGDPDPGLGKEQILELFQNCIKLASENKINQKNTWELNLIDHLTDIIKVEEENDAETNFQKASCTLEAGVKIYSMRVDSVHSEAYKVLGGMNRAGQEDEQDTSAEDANADNGKDAANSKHETQKKISPLSTLESSFEALNVKKFDVAFAVDPLYHQTSAQFDEGGAKGLLMNNLGVYAGCRVLFDSSEVPGKCIASDNQLDKSDTIDLSFASEYVEQMVLNMRIKDEISPTLRSLVDRFDEDNRRPPDIYTCDQESAEQVDAAYNNEADFDCDVSENCGNWDYDHDDQTSVVEEGLNCESSTLPSYHEENEPGAYHELDTNERLEKIDGYLFLSLGFTSKQNAWAGPDHWKYRKTKVPENDPPAEQPETAKQKKTKAQQDLDFTKSLEEEFSDIFAPPKNPKSLLLPANRAPCNTKLPEDCHYQPEELIKLFLLPQVKCLGRRCRKSSDESGQQCDDDGQFPYYDDESGLGGQYDDGNIHSDVEDFSTLVSQPRQVNKIEVQYDKTSKQVDVQVLKETLWNHVQESVQTSIQGEEQLVSFKQMLGNFPGDCRAAETINDISPHLCFICLLHLANEHGLRILGSTSLDDLSIHLT, translated from the exons ATGGCCGACACTCTGAGCCCTAATCCGGCAACCCAAAAGCAGAGGCTCCCAATAGCCGCTCGTCTCCAGTCTCCAACGAGCCCCTTCTTCCTCGGCTCCAACGACGACCACCGCGAGCGTGCGCAGGCTCGCGCAGCACGCGCCGCGGCGATAAGAAGAAAGTCCATTGCGCTCAATCTGCCGCCACAGCAGGGCGACCCCGATCCCGGCCTCGGCAAGGAGCAGATCCTCGAGCTGTTCCAGAATTGCATCAAACTTGCCAGTGAAAAT AAAATTAATCAGAAAAATACATGGGAGCTGAATTTGATAGACCATTTAACGGATATTATTAAGGTTGAAGAGGAAAACGATGCAGAGACGAATTTTCAAAAG GCAAGCTGCACTCTTGAAGCTGGAGTCAAAATTTACTCAATGAGGGTGGATTCAGTACACTCTGAGGCATATAAGGTCCTTGGTGGGATGAATAGAGCAGGCCAAGAAGACGAACAAG ATACCAGTGCAGAGGATGCCAATGCTGACAATGGAAAAGATGCGGCTAATTCCAAGCATGAGACGCAGAAAAAG ATATCTCCCTTATCAACGCTGGAATCATCTTTTGAGGCTCTAAATGTGAAAAAGTTTGACG TTGCATTTGCAGTTGATCCCCTCTATCATCAGACGTCTGCACAATTTGATGAAGGTGGGGCCAAGGGTCTTTTAATGAATAATCTTGGAGTGTATGCTGGATGCAGAGTGCTCTTTGATTCTTCCGAAGTACCAGGGAAGTGCATAGCATCTGATAATCAACTCGATAAATCAGATACCATTGATCTTTCTTTTGCTAGTG AATATGTAGAACAGATGGTATTGAACATGCGAATCAAAGATGAAATTTCACCAACTCTCAGGAGTTTAGTTGATCGATTTGATGAGGATAACAGAAGGCCACCAGATATATATACATGTGATCAAGAATCAGCAGAGCAAGTTGATGCTGCCTATAACAATGAAGCTGATTTTGATTGTGATGTATCTGAGAATTGCGGGAACTGGGATTATGATCATGATGACCAAACAAGTGTCGTGGAGGAGGGCCTTAACTGTGAAAGTTCAACTCTCCCTAGTTATCATGAG GAAAATGAACCGGGTGCCTACCATGAACTTGATACGAATGAGAGACTTGAGAAAATTGATGGGTATTTGTTCTTAAGTCTTGGATTTACTTCAAAACAAAATGCTTGGGCAGGTCCTGATCATTGGAAGTATCGAAAAACTAAAG TTCCCGAGAATGATCCTCCTGCAGAACAACCAGAAACAGCTAAACAAAAGAAGACCAAAGCACAGCAGGATCTTGATTTCACAAAATCCTTGGAAGAAGAGTTCTCAGATATTTTTGCTCCTCCCAAAAATCCAAAATCCTTACTGCTCCCTGCAAATAGAGCACCCTGTAATACAAAACTTCCTGAGGATTGCCACTATCAACCAGAGGAGCTTATAAAGCTATTTCTTCTACCTCAAGTAAAG TGCCTTGGAAGGCGATGCAGGAAGTCCTCAG ATGAATCCGGGCAACAATGTGACGATGATGGGCAATTTCCATACTACGATGATGAAAGTGGACTTGGGGGCCAATATGATGACGGAAATATCCATAGTGATGTGGAGGACTTTAGCACACTTGTTTCTCAGCCTCGCCAG GTAAACAAAATTGAAGTCCAGTATGACAAGACTTCCAAACAAGTCGATGTCCAGGTTTTGAAAGAAACTCTTTGGAACCATGTACAAGAATCTGTTCAAACATCAATCCAG GGTGAAGAACAATTGGTATCCTTCAAGCAAATGTTGGGCAACTTTCCGGGTGACTGCAGGGCTGCTGAAACTATCAATGACATCTCCCCTCACCTGTGTTTCATCTGCCTTCTACATTTGGCCAATGAGCATGGTTTGAGGATCCTGGGCTCCACCAGTCTGGATGATCTCAGCATTCACCTTACCTGA